One Salmo trutta chromosome 26, fSalTru1.1, whole genome shotgun sequence DNA window includes the following coding sequences:
- the LOC115163212 gene encoding protein yippee-like 2 isoform X2 yields MVRMTRSKTFQAYLPSCHRTYSCIHCRAHLANHDELISKSFQGSQGRAYLFNSVVNVGCGPAEERVLLTGLHAVADIYCENCKTTLGWKYFRDGGHS; encoded by the exons ATGGTCAGGATGACGCGCTCCAAGACCTTCCAGGCCTACCTGCCCAGCTGCCACCGAACCTACAGCTGCATCCACTGCAGAGCGCACCTGGCCAACCACGACGAGCTCATCTCCAAG TCTTTCCAGGGGAGCCAAGGCAGAGCTTATCTGTTCAACTCAGT gGTGAACGTGGGGTGCGGGCCGGCGGAAGAGAGGGTGTTGCTCACGGGGCTGCATGCTGTGGCAGATATCTACTGTGAGAACTGCAAGACAACTCTGGGTTGGAAATAT TTCAGAGATGGTGGCCATTCATGA